The nucleotide sequence CGTGATGGGTGTGTAGCCCCTTTTGCCGCCTGTTGGTCCAATTCGTGCGCGAATCTCTGTATCACCGACAATTTTCATTGGTGGCCAGGGTTTGAGGTCACTCTCCTCCTTGAATTCATAGATTGATGCCACACAGGAGTGGTCATTCTTGGAGGAGAAGTTTATCTGGATGTCTTCTATTGTGGCATCCATGCCATTGTGAAGATGTGCGTTTGCTTCTTTCTCCGAATTCAGTGGTCCTATAGCTCCAATCACAGAAATCTACAAGAACGACAAGAACAGAAGGATCTCTATCGAAGATTCTTAATAAAATGGAATTGGAGAACTTACTTCTCGATCAACGGGAATAGGCCTATCATTAATGGGCTCATTCGTCTGCAGCGGTCTTGAGTATCTCACACTCGTCACTCCGTTTTTCCTATCCCCAGAAATCACCATAACATCATTTCGGCCTCCAATTCTTTTATCCGGGCATACCCCATGCTTCCCATCGCACTGAGACAGATGCGACATGTAGTAATCCTCTGCCCAGAAGATACGTTTCTTCGTGTCGTAGAATGCAACAACGACATCACCACCAATCATCTGGGACTTTCCTTGGACTCCCGACAATCCAAATGCCATATACTGATCCTCCCGGATTCTCCCATACAAATCCACTATGACATTGTCTCCCTGAATCTCCCACTTCACCTGCAATCTTCCACCGAGCATTTCTCGGCAATTATTGTGTTGCGGTTTGGCCGTTGTTGTTGTCTAAAAGGAAGACAAATTTGATTTAAACTTTCTGATTGAATTCCAATCGGTAATTCAATTGAATTGCAATGAAATGTTCAACCAAACGAAAGAAGCTCTACGGAAAAAAAGAATacagaattgaaaatattttgatattctaGATTAAATTACAACATTAATTACAAGATTAATTACAACAATTTGTTGTGTATAGTGGCCAAACAGCTTTTATGGCTAGGCCCATTTCTTACCATTAAGGCACTCATGGACAGACTCAccacttaaaaaaattgtaaaagtgtaaacctgaccatacaacctatgaaggggttttccatcgttttaccctggaggttggtcaccaacgctaagacggcgatggccgcaaggtacggtggggttaacatgagttattgtaagttattaatggtaatgaaaaataaatacaatacaatacaatacaatacaataaaaaaaaaacggaaatgcTAGTTTGATTAAATAAACGATCAATTTCTGTCAAATCAAATGAAAAGGAATATAAATgatttaccaaaaatattttacaagggATAAGTTACAGTGAGAAATCCGTGGCAATTGCCCACgaaatcattcaaaaaatccggaaaagaacaaacaattttgtgaaCCTTAAGCAACCTAAATTCCCAAATAGTCTGTCAGATcctagagaatatttagcccATATAAGATTTCCTTATAAAGGATCAGGCGAGGACCTCTAATTCCTGATCAAAAACTCTTATGACAAATTTGGACTGATCTTTCACCGCCAAATATTAGGGGCTCAATGGGCTCAATATCATCGAGCATTGacctaagggcccaaatagattcaggctgatcctctagaatattttgcctgtaaaattttgcactAAAGAGATTTACCAAATAGTCATACACTAaggatcatcaattagaggtcccttacataaattttctttatcttatCCTCTACTGTctaattttacaaacaaaatattctcgaggatcaacccaagtctatttaggccctaaGTCTATTTTCAAATTAAGGTATTTAGAGGAGGATTTTGAAGTCTATAGGACAAAGAATGTTTCTTAATGGATCCGACGATACTTCCCTCTTTCAAAACCCATATTTCCCACAGAAaatagaagatatcaattaggaccacttttttaccaaaataaatACGAAACCGTTTTcgaagagtttttcttacagattttctttttatctaaaagaaaagaataaactcacaataaaaaataaatgaaaaaaggtTTGGtgagtaaaaacttaaaaaaaacagtaaaagcattaaaaaaatacaaataattaaataaataagaactgtaaaatcataaaaagattctattttattaaaaaataaaatgtggccagtgaaaattaaaaatgagcagtaaagaAAATGTAGTCAAAAAATAAAactcggtcagtaaaaaaaaaataaaaattcaatttcttgcTTGCCAACTTGAATACttattgctcatttttaatttttttttaccatgttTGGtggatttttattctttctgaaaaattttcattttaaactgaccacttttaatttctaATTGATCGTATTTtacttttactgaccaaattgaataattttcctgATCACTTCTAAttatttgttgatcaaatttacttttttttgaccatttttaatcttttattgctcattctctTTTTGCTTATCTAAAATAACCTTTTGGGATTAAAGGTATGAAGGGGTGCGCAGTAAATAATGAGTGCCAAGCAAATTGTTTCCAgtaggtcccggtcaaaatcccgaaagacaaaatcccgaaagtcaaaatcccgaattctcaaAAATGTCATATGTATGTAGCAACTCCTACGatttcactcgcgcttgctggaagcaaagggaaattttctgagtcttgggaaattattctaaacattttcctccgtacaatttcatccctttcaggattttgaacatccgggatttaggctttcggaattttggctttcgggattttcgctttcgggattttcgctctctgtattttggatttcgggattttgactctcggaattttggctgcctccgtttCCAGTTCGACTTTTCTGCTTTTTCTTAACCCCCTGTTTTCTATTATTTATctcacaatttttaaaaatgtatgaTCTGAGAAGAAATATTCCTTGGTCTTCGagagcaaattaaaaaaatatatctgttTTATTACTGTTGATCCAGGATCccttaatatttataatttcaagTTGAAAACGATCACTTTCGAAGCCaacactacacagaaaaaaaatattttgtaaaaaagttcgtaaatgtttgtgaattcctatggcggagttacgaaatactcgtgaattgtataacccacaaacaagttcgtaaaagtttgcacatttttcacaaacattgttcgtaacatgatcacttgacgagcattttttgcacttttacaaacattttttcgtcagataaacaaaaatttacgaacaaatgacaaaattttacgaacattttgtgtttgttcacgaacatttacaaacaaatgtttgtaaaagtacaaaaaatgctcatcaagtgatcatgttacgaactgtgtttgtgaaaaagtgcaaacttttacgaacttgtttgtgggttatacgatttacgagcatttcgtaactccgccaggaattcacaaacatttacgaacatttttacaaaatattttttctgtgtaccaAATAACAAatccttaaataatttttttaagtccTTTCAAATTTCCACGAAGTTTGTTTCATAAAAAATACttattcataaaaatttataagaagctcctttatgaaattttcatgtaaaaacctttttttaaataagtaaaacattaacaaaaaaacttttgtttctATGATTTGTTAATAACATTTTTGATTTCCAAAGTAGTGTCTTTTTaataacttatttaaaaaaataaataaataaaaaaaaacaccgaaaAAATTTCGTCATATTGACTTTCTACTCACTGGTTTGTACCACCAGGGCGGCTTGTGAAATCAAAGGGAAATGTACAGCGTCATTTGTGAAATGCTCTGCAAATACAAACATTAAACTCACCGGGATTTTGGTTTGTCCAAGAGCCGGAGGAACATCGAGATCTGTAGGGATGTAGACATGGCCGAAATTATGGCGGTATTCCACACACCAAACAGCCAACCAGTCAATGTCGTAGACAGTGAGATTTCCAGgcaattgaatttcaatatcTTCCCCCTGGTAACCTCTGAGTGGCTCGAGAGATCCCATCTCGTTGGGCACCTTAATACCCATGATGTTGGGCTCAGTGCCATTTCCCACCCAGAAATAGGCATCCGGACCGGCTCCGTCGTAGTGAAGGTTGGGAATGTAGAATGTCTTGGCATCGAGAACGCTGATGTTGCTGCTCCTCAAACCATGGGCCAATCGCTTGAATTCCGGAAGGACACGAGGCTTTGGCACTTCAAGTCCAGGTGGAATAAATACCTCCCCAAAGTCCACCTACAATTGGGAATAAAGGGAAAAGTTTGCTCATTAGTTTCCCGTTAACATGGTTACTAACTGGATAAACTCCATGACGTAAAACATCAATCTCTCGTTCATTCATCATCAAACTCCCACGGGATTTCGAGAATTTGTCAGTGTAAAGTCAAAGGCAGCCCCATGATCGAAAGCGTTCAAACAAAATTAACCTACTCCACCCACGGAATATgggtaaaaagttaaataaacaCCTCCATCGTGTGGTGCTACATACACTCCGAAAAAtctatgaatttgtcattttgaatatttctctCAATTGTTAAATAATGGtgctttttaaatgaaaaattaaatttctatttttaaatttaggacttcactgttctcaagtggttctgtattatcgactttttctttgggttggttcctgtcttgatTGTTTTTCCCAGTCCTCGTTGTGTTTCAAACGTTTCAGACGactaaacagtcgtgacaggaatcaacataaagaaaagtcgataatacagaagcacttgagaacagtaaagtgctaaataaTGTTCTGGACATTTCCCgttatcatttttcattggaataacactATAAATCTTTAAACCTTAAATTCTTATTCGAAGATCTTATGACCAAGAAATTAGGAAAGAAATCCGacgaccaaaaaaaaataataataaaattatgttgagaaatttctcaattcaagatttggaaaggtttttaatgataaaaaatgCGGGCAACTCATTAATCCGAATATTGTGAATCGGTTATTT is from Phlebotomus papatasi isolate M1 chromosome 1, Ppap_2.1, whole genome shotgun sequence and encodes:
- the LOC129798621 gene encoding protein Skeletor, isoforms B/C isoform X1 — translated: MALTPRPHPIGGQHLSLTLLIVAFCCTNAFPYHVYRKPHSRAPPEPYYGRLIGQLTEFAHGIKGTVYAVDESTIFIKGFAYDGLGPDAYFWVGNSPRPSPEGYIIPYPEDYAGRDPPILQAHNNTDIILRLPMGKRIRDIRWLSVWCRRFTVDFGEVFIPPGLEVPKPRVLPEFKRLAHGLRSSNISVLDAKTFYIPNLHYDGAGPDAYFWVGNGTEPNIMGIKVPNEMGSLEPLRGYQGEDIEIQLPGNLTVYDIDWLAVWCVEYRHNFGHVYIPTDLDVPPALGQTKIPPPWWYKPTTTTAKPQHNNCREMLGGRLQVKWEIQGDNVIVDLYGRIREDQYMAFGLSGVQGKSQMIGGDVVVAFYDTKKRIFWAEDYYMSHLSQCDGKHGVCPDKRIGGRNDVMVISGDRKNGVTSVRYSRPLQTNEPINDRPIPVDREISVIGAIGPLNSEKEANAHLHNGMDATIEDIQINFSSKNDHSCVASIYEFKEESDLKPWPPMKIVGDTEIRARIGPTGGKRGYTPITKNPSWGIAWYLNDMLIPELTVERGKTYTFIIEGGDEPAQPARYHPLYICNSPEGGYGQLTAAEQNKQTVYAGVETDPEGYKIPTGVGRYCEWKHKTVDKSADSETFEAYKETLYLDCENNKEPGYLNWTVAQDTPDLVYYQCYTHKNLGWKIHVVNQLPHSHSTKLQVSNAIYLVAFGAIYKIVSEMMSNYKYA
- the LOC129798621 gene encoding protein Skeletor, isoforms B/C isoform X2, translated to MALTPRPHPIGGQHLSLTLLIVAFCCTNAFPYHVYRKPHSRAPPEPYYGRLIGQLTEFAHGIKGTVYAVDESTIFIKGFAYDGLGPDAYFWVGNSPRPSPEGYIIPYPEDYAGRDPPILQAHNNTDIILRLPMGKRIRDIRWLSVWCRRFTVDFGEVFIPPGLEVPKPRVLPEFKRLAHGLRSSNISVLDAKTFYIPNLHYDGAGPDAYFWVGNGTEPNIMGIKVPNEMGSLEPLRGYQGEDIEIQLPGNLTVYDIDWLAVWCVEYRHNFGHVYIPTDLDVPPALGQTKIPTTTTAKPQHNNCREMLGGRLQVKWEIQGDNVIVDLYGRIREDQYMAFGLSGVQGKSQMIGGDVVVAFYDTKKRIFWAEDYYMSHLSQCDGKHGVCPDKRIGGRNDVMVISGDRKNGVTSVRYSRPLQTNEPINDRPIPVDREISVIGAIGPLNSEKEANAHLHNGMDATIEDIQINFSSKNDHSCVASIYEFKEESDLKPWPPMKIVGDTEIRARIGPTGGKRGYTPITKNPSWGIAWYLNDMLIPELTVERGKTYTFIIEGGDEPAQPARYHPLYICNSPEGGYGQLTAAEQNKQTVYAGVETDPEGYKIPTGVGRYCEWKHKTVDKSADSETFEAYKETLYLDCENNKEPGYLNWTVAQDTPDLVYYQCYTHKNLGWKIHVVNQLPHSHSTKLQVSNAIYLVAFGAIYKIVSEMMSNYKYA
- the LOC129798621 gene encoding protein Skeletor, isoforms B/C isoform X4 is translated as MALTPRPHPIGGQHLSLTLLIVAFCCTNAHSRAPPEPYYGRLIGQLTEFAHGIKGTVYAVDESTIFIKGFAYDGLGPDAYFWVGNSPRPSPEGYIIPYPEDYAGRDPPILQAHNNTDIILRLPMGKRIRDIRWLSVWCRRFTVDFGEVFIPPGLEVPKPRVLPEFKRLAHGLRSSNISVLDAKTFYIPNLHYDGAGPDAYFWVGNGTEPNIMGIKVPNEMGSLEPLRGYQGEDIEIQLPGNLTVYDIDWLAVWCVEYRHNFGHVYIPTDLDVPPALGQTKIPTTTTAKPQHNNCREMLGGRLQVKWEIQGDNVIVDLYGRIREDQYMAFGLSGVQGKSQMIGGDVVVAFYDTKKRIFWAEDYYMSHLSQCDGKHGVCPDKRIGGRNDVMVISGDRKNGVTSVRYSRPLQTNEPINDRPIPVDREISVIGAIGPLNSEKEANAHLHNGMDATIEDIQINFSSKNDHSCVASIYEFKEESDLKPWPPMKIVGDTEIRARIGPTGGKRGYTPITKNPSWGIAWYLNDMLIPELTVERGKTYTFIIEGGDEPAQPARYHPLYICNSPEGGYGQLTAAEQNKQTVYAGVETDPEGYKIPTGVGRYCEWKHKTVDKSADSETFEAYKETLYLDCENNKEPGYLNWTVAQDTPDLVYYQCYTHKNLGWKIHVVNQLPHSHSTKLQVSNAIYLVAFGAIYKIVSEMMSNYKYA
- the LOC129798621 gene encoding protein Skeletor, isoforms B/C isoform X3; translation: MALTPRPHPIGGQHLSLTLLIVAFCCTNAHSRAPPEPYYGRLIGQLTEFAHGIKGTVYAVDESTIFIKGFAYDGLGPDAYFWVGNSPRPSPEGYIIPYPEDYAGRDPPILQAHNNTDIILRLPMGKRIRDIRWLSVWCRRFTVDFGEVFIPPGLEVPKPRVLPEFKRLAHGLRSSNISVLDAKTFYIPNLHYDGAGPDAYFWVGNGTEPNIMGIKVPNEMGSLEPLRGYQGEDIEIQLPGNLTVYDIDWLAVWCVEYRHNFGHVYIPTDLDVPPALGQTKIPPPWWYKPTTTTAKPQHNNCREMLGGRLQVKWEIQGDNVIVDLYGRIREDQYMAFGLSGVQGKSQMIGGDVVVAFYDTKKRIFWAEDYYMSHLSQCDGKHGVCPDKRIGGRNDVMVISGDRKNGVTSVRYSRPLQTNEPINDRPIPVDREISVIGAIGPLNSEKEANAHLHNGMDATIEDIQINFSSKNDHSCVASIYEFKEESDLKPWPPMKIVGDTEIRARIGPTGGKRGYTPITKNPSWGIAWYLNDMLIPELTVERGKTYTFIIEGGDEPAQPARYHPLYICNSPEGGYGQLTAAEQNKQTVYAGVETDPEGYKIPTGVGRYCEWKHKTVDKSADSETFEAYKETLYLDCENNKEPGYLNWTVAQDTPDLVYYQCYTHKNLGWKIHVVNQLPHSHSTKLQVSNAIYLVAFGAIYKIVSEMMSNYKYA